A single region of the Spirochaeta lutea genome encodes:
- a CDS encoding NUDIX hydrolase — protein MNTPDFTTHQNFRCCPNCGAPELSYQAPNRYNCPSCTFVFYQNNAAACGAILTHHGNILLLVRGKQPALGKLDLPGGFIDPGESAEEALQREIMEEIGLEARNLRYFSSAPNLYEYRGVRYPTCDLIFTGELPHPPRAIQESEISGWILEEPGRLDLDRIAFPSIRGALEGFLRGRTKGALR, from the coding sequence GAACACCCCGGATTTCACCACACACCAGAATTTCCGCTGCTGCCCAAACTGCGGCGCACCGGAGCTATCCTACCAAGCACCCAACCGCTACAACTGCCCCAGCTGCACCTTTGTTTTTTACCAGAACAACGCCGCAGCCTGCGGGGCCATACTCACCCACCACGGAAACATCCTCCTGTTGGTACGGGGAAAGCAGCCAGCCTTGGGAAAACTCGACCTGCCCGGAGGATTCATCGATCCGGGAGAAAGCGCCGAGGAAGCCCTGCAACGGGAAATCATGGAAGAAATCGGATTAGAAGCCAGGAACCTTCGGTACTTCTCCTCCGCCCCGAACCTCTACGAGTACCGGGGCGTCCGCTACCCCACCTGTGATCTCATTTTTACCGGAGAACTACCCCATCCTCCCAGGGCAATCCAGGAAAGCGAGATATCCGGCTGGATTCTTGAAGAACCCGGCCGACTGGATCTGGACCGGATTGCCTTCCCCAGCATCCGCGGGGCATTAGAAGGCTTTCTTCGAGGGCGAACCAAGGGAGCCCTCCGTTAG